Proteins encoded by one window of Myxocyprinus asiaticus isolate MX2 ecotype Aquarium Trade chromosome 35, UBuf_Myxa_2, whole genome shotgun sequence:
- the ccl44 gene encoding chemokine (C-C motif) ligand 44, protein MFLQTVSILFLSAILFGCLEGKGVQMQRDIQCCMQYSHGKVRTKDVLRYEVQTEGPDCSISAIILYTKKVVKCADPRDRKVKRLLRKLVQRQGAKAHRTMWLHPHMNLPVMSEVAVVNSQKMNKTK, encoded by the exons ATGTTCCTGCAGACGGTCTCCATCCTCTTCCTCTCTGCCATACTCTTCGGCTGCCTGGAAG GAAAAGGTGTGCAAATGCAGCGAGACATCCAGTGCTGCATGCAGTACTCTCACGGCAAAGTCCGGACCAAAGATGTCCTGAGGTATGAGGTGCAGACGGAGGGGCCAGATTGCAGCATAAGTGCCATCAT ATTGTACACCAAAAAGGTGGTGAAGTGTGCCGATCCAAGGGACAGGAAGGTGAAGAGGTTACTTCGGAAACTGGTCCAAAGGCAGGGAGCCAAAGCCCACAGGACCATGTGGCTACATCCGCATATGAATCTGCCTGTGATGTCGGAG GTTGCTGTTGTTAATTCCCAAAAGATGAACAAG ACCAAGTGA